The Salvia miltiorrhiza cultivar Shanhuang (shh) chromosome 2, IMPLAD_Smil_shh, whole genome shotgun sequence DNA window GACGTTGTTTCCTCGGCCGGGTGCTTCCCGTCTCCTCTTGGAAAGTTGAAGAATGTGAAGGGAGCTAGGAACCCGAGATCCATATCCGAACCTGAATACTATTCGGATCTTGAGACCTCGTCGCGGTGGTCCGTTTCGAGCAGGAAATCGGTCTCTCCGTTGTCTCCTTCCATCCCCTCCCACCGGTGGTCGCCCCGACCCGTTTCCAATGCTGAATGGGCAGGGTTCGGGTTATTTTAGAATCATATTGATCATCAATAATAATAGAAGCCCTATCTTTTGCTCCATATGTTTTAAACATCCATGCAATCACACAAACTTATATATTAACGTGTGTGAAATGGGGAGCAAATTTTACTCTCTAAATAATCAGTAAATATTACATTCCTTCTGGAATTATTTGCTAGCATGAATTTCATACCCTCTTGTGATTTATAGTTTTATGAATTTAGAACATATTGGAACTTGGTTGTGTatatttataatgtattttaGAAAATGTagcaatttatatttaaaacaaCTACTCACTCCGTCctattttaaatgacacaatAGAAGAAGACACGGAGATTGAAAATAATAAGGTGTTAAAAATGTAAAGTGAGTAGAAATCATATACTGTTATTTTAGAAAATATCGTTATAAATAGGATAAAAAGTAAAATGTGTCATAATTTATAAGGGGGTACGGAAGGAGTATTTGTTGTGTACAACcccttaaatatttgaaatagtACATCACGTCCCTCACTTCTATGCACGTACAATTATATATCGCCAaatatttatcaatttttttatacgAGCGACCATAATATGCAAAATACTTTTACCCCTGAGAAGAGTGTGTGTCAGTGTGTGTACTTTATACGAGTGGGCATAATCTGCAAAGTACCACTCCCCCGTCTAATTATTGGTGtctcgtttcttttcggcacgagtaTTATGGAGATTAAAATTAAGGGGTAAAATGTGTGGCCAACATActtaatgttatttttaattaatcttaAATCATCATTAGTATATCTCTTCCCTTCCCTTCTCCTCCAACTCAAATGTTCTGCCGTCGATGGCTGGTGGCTGGCGCCTCCACCGCCGAGTACAACAACTTTGTGTGCGACTCTCAGCAGCTCATCTCCTTCGAAAACTCCCTCTCCGACCCCAGCCAACTCCCTTCATGGCAACCCTCTTCAAAAAAACTCCAATTCTATTTTCAAATATCCTCTTCCTAAAAGAACAATCTCAAACTCCCTTTAATTCACACTAACAGGCTGCGTCTCATCCATTCTGCTCAACCAAGATGAGGAATTTTCCAAAATCGGCGATTTCAACCACCACATCATCTCCCTCACCTCCACCACCTACAACCTGCTCACCATCCACACCCCCCCCCCAGAGAAGATGGAGGAGGACGGGGTGAGAGAAATTTAAGGGAGATGAGAGAGGTTGTGGACGATAACTTAGAATTAGGAGGATGGGATAAAGAATTAGAGTTTGTtagttaaattaaaaaatttaattaattattaattatagtccaaaaagaaaaacatgccATGAatattgggacagcccaaaaaagaaaacatgccATGAGTATTGAGACGAAGAgaatagtatttattttctttttttcttccaaATACATGGGCCTTGGGCAAAGAATTGGGCTTTGATGTCGAATAAAATTAGGCTTGGCTCCATTGGGCGTAAATGATCAAATTTActacaaattaatttttattttgaggaGGCAATTCGATAATAGAGCTTCTACACACACAAATAATAAATCTTAGCAAATAAACGATTCAAACTAGTGTAAAATACATTGATGAGCAATTAActtatcaattatatcctaTATTTCAAtgctttttttaaaaaaaaatttaattctatcatatatttttttttgatcaagaaaagtaaatatataaaactgaggtaccagaggtacccaCAAAAGTCTACATCAGTTTGAGAAGGAGGTCATTAGAGCTCCAAGAGGAAAAACTCAACCCCTTCTCCACGatacaaaactcataattccaACTCCAAATCCTAGCTTTAATTTCCGAAATCACACTATCAATTGTCCACGGCCTACCCTCGAAGCGGCTTTCGTTCCTCCGTTTCCACAGAATCCAGTTGGTACACATCCAAATCGCCTTGAGCAACTTCTCAATTCTTTTCCCCCTTCCCATGTGAATGAACGTAACGAAGTGAGAAGCAATAAGCCTAGGTCTCGCTGAGGTGATCCCCATCCACCTTTGCACTTCATCCCACACCCTTTCAGATTTCGGACAAGACAAGAAGGTGTGGTTAGCCGATTCGGGTGAATGAAAACAAGCATTGCACGTCATCTCTTCCGTTGTCAGCGGCACACTTCTTTTCCCAAGATTGTCGCATGTCGGCATTCTATTTTTCAGAATTCTCCACGCGTTCACTCGAGCTTTGTGAATAGCTGGTGTGTCCCACACCATAGCCAACTCCTTCTCGTTGATGACCGCTGGAGCAGTTGCATTCCTTGAAGCCTTGATCGCCATGTAAGCAGTTTTTGTGGAGAAACTGCCATCTTTAGTTCCACACCAAATCCACTGATCATCAATTCCTGCACTTGGACAAACATCAGAAATGACCGAAAGTAAAGAGTTAGTCGCCCCCGCTCCCAGTCGAATAACTCTCTCCTCCATTTCAGCTCCCAAATCCACCTACCATTTTCCCACCTGCCCAAGTCGTTCACATTAACATCCTTATTCTCACACAGATGAAAAAGCCTAGGGAAGGTAAATCTAAGGGGTGTCGTCCCTGCCCAAGGATGAATCCAGAATTTGGTTTGTTTTCCCTCCCCTAATTTACATTTCATATTATCCAAAAACCACCTCTCCTCCACGCTTCCCCCTTTTGCCAACACCGACGCCCACCACCCAGTTGCAAGGCAACTTTTCCTCGCCCAGCTCAGCCCCCCTTCCCCCCACTCTAACTCCCCATAAATAGATCTCACAACTTTAACCCAAAGCAAACCTTTCCCATTTAAGTATCGCCAAATCCACTTCAACACTAAAACATGATTAAACCACTCTAAATTCCTATCATATATTTTAATgggatatttttttttatcaattccATCTCaacatttaaaatttaataattctaTTACAATCGTCAACAACTATATCACGACCTTTAAAATTTATCAGTTACAACTTGTGTCAATTTTACtaaacattttttaaaagttaGGGTCTTTACATGGAATTTAATGGAAATATTAATACTCACGTATACAACTTATTTTTAGGACAAACAAACAAGTCCTCATTCGGTGCACCACATCACGATTCAATATTTGGAGGGAAGTTGTAACTTCTAGTGATAAAATTGATACAAGGCTGAAAAGGTTGAGATAgaattgataaattttaaagATTGAATGGCTGATTAAGTTCAAATGTGGTgatataattgaataatattattattaaaaattaagatataatcaataaatttttaaaaattagaataaaattgataaaattaaaCACCGAGTAGTAATAACAACAAAAGCTCCTTTCTGTCGTCTCCGAAGTCTGACAGTCTCTTAGCCGCTATATGCATTAATGGGCCAAGAAATAGAATTAATTAATCACAATTCTAATCCAACTAATTAGGCCCACAACTTAACTACGTCACGGATCAGTcctaatattaatataataataaaagccctcaatatttttaaattgcaattaataaaaatattcccAAGCTCTTTATCCAATCATCCATTCACTCGTCATCTTTGGGGCTCTTCCAAATTTGCAACAAAGTCCTAATTTTTCCCTTCCTTTACCAAtccactcattttttttttccagttcTTATTATTTTCTGCACCAAAAAGCATAGGAAAAGGTAGGGATTGGATGAAATTAGTGATAGTGATGAAATAGAGTGAAGGAAGCTGCACCCATTAATGCCAATGTTTAACTACTCAACATTCCCTCAACCTAAGCCATCTGCTACTATATATGTATTCTGTAATACTATAATAGTCATtagtattaatataatattgtcaaaGAATCTAAATTTGTAATAACAAGTGACAAAATATTCAACGCAATACTTCATAGTAGGACATTAAATTTGTACAAGTAACTATTAAATTTATGGGAAGTCAAAATAGTTAAAAttgaaactatttttttttagaagaaCTAGATATACATGTTTGAATGATTTCAAATGTGAATCTATTTTCTCATTACATTTTCCCTCGTTTGACGTTGGAGAACATGTGTTTTTTTTATCCTAGTCAGTTGTAATCTtccgatttatttattttttgagttgCACTTGATGAGTTGGGTTGGGCCTTCGAATTGCTGTTTTGTTATCTTGTGGATGGTTGAGCATATTTGAATTGAAGTTTTGTTGGGTTCTCGTTGATTTGCATGCGTTGTatgtagggatggcaatcgggcacgacgggtacggataataactatccatacccatacccacgaactaaatgaaTAGTGGTTtttacccacgaaactatccatgaatatcaaatggtatccaaatccgctacccgcggatacccgctacccatcgggtatccacgaacctgctatccgacgggtatccgtcacccgctaTTCGCCGGATACCCGCCATctactatccgccggatactcacgaaacaaaatttaaatataaatttacaacaaatttaatagaaaaaaaaaatcaacataaataacatagttcaaatccatatgttgaaatccacaaaaaacaatgtttaaattcaaattcatcaactaaaatataaaatccaacaaaattctataattgctcaacaaaattcaaatttaaattagactatTAGAATTTGGTCCTTAGTTCAATTTCTGTTTGAgcctattttaagatataatatgctagcccataatctcaaaatatatattcaaagcccttattttatggaattttttgtggatatttgacgggtaattcacggataattgacgggtaattgacgggtattttttgcgggtaaacgggtttcgcgggtatggatagtaagtatccaaacccatacccacgaactaaatggatagtgaattgtaaccacgaaactatcagTGGATATCAAatagtatccaaacccaccctaataggttcgaGTTTTtgcggatatccgttacccgcgggtagattgccatccctagttgtATGATGATTTAATTTCAGTGTGGATTAAGTTGCGTTGTATCACATTGGCTGTTAGAGTGAGGTGTGCAGAATCATTTTTCGCCCAATCAATGAACTTCTTCAAACttagtttatatatttttaaagacGAGCTGAAAGAACGTACGTtctacgtgtaattaatgttattttatttgataattttttattttagaaaatctattaattcattacttttataattttattagataatttattgaatggatatatttatctataagctatagatatatatcacatagattaaatgtaatatttaatgaattaatatattcttataaatatataatatgtaaaataattttaaaataaaatatataata harbors:
- the LOC131009642 gene encoding uncharacterized protein LOC131009642 — translated: MEERVIRLGAGATNSLLSVISDVCPSAGIDDQWIWCGTKDGSFSTKTAYMAIKASRNATAPAVINEKELAMVWDTPAIHKARVNAWRILKNRMPTCDNLGKRSVPLTTEEMTCNACFHSPESANHTFLSCPKSERVWDEVQRWMGITSARPRLIASHFVTFIHMGRGKRIEKLLKAIWMCTNWILWKRRNESRFEGRPWTIDSVISEIKARIWSWNYEFCIVEKGLSFSSWSSNDLLLKLM